A genomic segment from Peribacillus sp. ACCC06369 encodes:
- a CDS encoding DUF2524 family protein yields MATRQSVDHFLEQCEGALHFAEFEFNEASRQEHYDDEQFQNSQKYIEEALTDMERLYASSNAQQRDMLSRMRQQMNELKNEMILLRH; encoded by the coding sequence ATGGCAACCAGACAATCCGTCGATCATTTTTTAGAGCAATGTGAAGGAGCTCTCCATTTTGCAGAGTTTGAATTTAACGAGGCCTCACGGCAGGAGCATTATGATGATGAACAATTTCAAAATTCGCAAAAGTATATCGAAGAGGCTTTGACGGATATGGAACGATTGTATGCCAGTTCGAATGCCCAACAACGGGATATGCTTTCGCGGATGCGGCAGCAGATGAATGAATTGAAAAATGAAATGATTTTACTGCGGCATTAA
- a CDS encoding SMI1/KNR4 family protein, producing MTGQVEEAINQMKKKLAENNQVIEVNEDGFIYKATCTFNSPASDEQIHSFEKKTGLLLPDDYKEFLKITNGCRLFDNVESGGENDLYSLDDIVNYTYENSYEGCYKVACIYQDNIVIDGEAVAKGDKDYLMVKGHIDDFEEGEKLHMGFAEWIEQFISHHGEKFWDKG from the coding sequence ATGACCGGTCAAGTTGAAGAAGCGATTAATCAAATGAAAAAGAAATTAGCCGAAAATAATCAGGTGATCGAAGTAAATGAAGATGGGTTCATATACAAAGCCACTTGCACCTTCAATTCACCTGCTTCGGATGAACAAATTCATTCCTTTGAAAAGAAAACCGGATTGCTTCTGCCCGATGATTATAAAGAGTTTTTAAAAATAACGAATGGATGCCGTCTATTCGATAATGTGGAATCTGGCGGGGAAAATGATTTATACAGCCTGGATGATATTGTTAATTACACATATGAAAATTCATACGAAGGATGTTATAAAGTGGCATGCATTTATCAAGATAATATCGTGATAGATGGGGAAGCCGTCGCTAAAGGTGATAAGGATTATTTAATGGTAAAAGGCCATATTGATGATTTTGAAGAAGGCGAGAAACTCCATATGGGCTTTGCCGAGTGGATCGAGCAGTTCATTTCCCATCATGGGGAGAAGTTTTGGGATAAAGGTTGA
- a CDS encoding TIGR01212 family radical SAM protein (This family includes YhcC from E. coli K-12, an uncharacterized radical SAM protein.), whose translation MNQANPFIYATDNKRYHTWNYHLRNHFGHKVFKVALDGGFDCPNRDGTVAHGGCTFCSASGSGDFAGSRVEPLEVQFKKISERMHHKWKDGKYMAYFQAFTNTHAPVAELREKYESVLTQEGVVGLSIATRPDCLPDDVVEYLAELNERTYLWVELGLQTVHEKTATVINRAHDFNCYKEGVDKLRKHGIRVCSHIINGLPQEDYEMMMETAREVAKLDVQGIKIHLLHLLKGTPMVKQYEKGLLEFLDRDDYVSLVCDQLEIIPPEMIVHRITGDGPIDLMIGPMWSVNKWDVLNAIDAELKRRHSWQGKNHQTEVQT comes from the coding sequence TTGAATCAAGCAAACCCGTTTATATATGCAACGGATAACAAACGATATCATACATGGAATTACCACTTGAGAAATCATTTTGGACATAAGGTTTTTAAAGTTGCCCTGGATGGCGGTTTTGACTGCCCGAACCGTGATGGCACCGTCGCACATGGAGGCTGCACCTTCTGCAGTGCCTCAGGCTCGGGTGACTTTGCGGGCAGCAGGGTTGAACCGTTAGAAGTCCAATTTAAGAAAATCAGCGAACGGATGCATCATAAATGGAAAGACGGAAAATATATGGCCTATTTCCAAGCGTTCACGAATACCCATGCACCCGTGGCAGAGCTTCGCGAGAAATATGAAAGTGTATTGACCCAGGAAGGTGTCGTCGGACTCTCCATCGCGACACGCCCGGATTGCCTCCCAGATGATGTAGTCGAGTATTTAGCGGAATTGAACGAGCGCACTTACCTATGGGTGGAACTCGGTCTCCAGACGGTTCATGAAAAGACCGCGACGGTGATCAACCGTGCCCATGACTTCAATTGCTACAAAGAGGGTGTCGATAAACTGCGTAAACACGGCATCCGCGTATGCTCCCATATCATCAATGGTCTTCCTCAGGAAGATTACGAAATGATGATGGAAACAGCCCGGGAAGTCGCCAAACTCGATGTGCAGGGCATAAAGATCCATTTACTTCATCTATTAAAAGGGACACCAATGGTCAAACAATATGAAAAAGGCCTACTTGAGTTTCTCGACCGTGACGATTATGTCAGCCTGGTATGTGACCAGTTGGAAATTATCCCTCCAGAAATGATTGTTCACCGCATTACGGGTGACGGTCCGATCGATTTGATGATCGGACCAATGTGGAGCGTCAATAAATGGGATGTCTTGAATGCCATTGACGCCGAATTGAAACGCCGCCACAGCTGGCAGGGGAAAAATCATCAGACGGAGGTACAAACATGA
- a CDS encoding class I SAM-dependent methyltransferase, with product MKLDRILPFARILLEKAVQPGDISIDGTMGNGFDTVFLAGLTGENGHVYSFDIQKEALQTTAAKLKAENLQAHCTLIHDGHEQLSKYIRQEHSGKITGAIFNLGYLPGGDKSIITQADTTISAIEQLFEMLAPEGIIILVIYHGHPGGSEERDALMDYVRDFPQQKAHILKYGFINQANNPPFIVAIEKR from the coding sequence ATGAAGCTTGATCGAATTTTGCCATTCGCCAGGATTCTGCTTGAAAAGGCGGTTCAGCCTGGAGATATAAGCATTGATGGCACGATGGGCAACGGTTTTGATACGGTCTTTCTTGCAGGACTTACAGGTGAAAACGGACATGTCTATAGTTTTGACATTCAGAAAGAAGCCCTCCAAACCACAGCGGCGAAACTGAAGGCCGAGAATTTACAAGCGCACTGCACCCTCATTCACGATGGGCATGAACAATTGAGCAAATACATCAGGCAAGAACATTCCGGAAAGATCACAGGTGCCATATTCAACCTAGGCTACCTTCCTGGCGGAGACAAATCAATCATCACCCAAGCAGATACGACGATATCGGCCATTGAACAGCTGTTCGAGATGCTGGCACCAGAAGGCATCATCATCCTCGTCATTTATCATGGACATCCAGGGGGATCTGAAGAACGGGATGCATTGATGGATTATGTACGGGACTTTCCTCAACAGAAAGCGCATATCCTGAAATACGGTTTCATCAACCAAGCCAACAATCCGCCATTCATCGTGGCGATTGAAAAGAGATGA
- a CDS encoding alpha/beta hydrolase — translation MWKWETEGDAKGVIVIIHGAMEHHGRYKWVTQMWLSAGYHVVMGDLPGQGMTTRAYRGHIDSFDEYLDEVKSWIEDAYEYSLPVFLLGHSMGGLISIRLLQEEEWDIAGVILSSPCLGLMTKPPKFMTALSHGLNIVMPKFRVDSGLTPEMATRSSEVRESDRNDTLYITKVSIRWYRELAQAMKDAFEEIPEIQDVPLLVMQGGDDKIVNKKAVREWFNYNLASEKQYKEWPKLYHEIFNEPERDDVFQYALSFVENRLKILGYVV, via the coding sequence ATGTGGAAATGGGAGACAGAAGGAGACGCAAAAGGCGTCATTGTCATCATTCATGGGGCTATGGAGCATCACGGCCGTTATAAGTGGGTTACACAAATGTGGCTTTCAGCCGGATACCATGTGGTCATGGGCGACCTTCCTGGGCAGGGAATGACAACACGCGCCTACCGGGGACATATCGATTCCTTTGATGAATATTTAGATGAAGTGAAAAGCTGGATAGAAGATGCCTACGAATATTCGCTGCCGGTGTTTTTACTTGGTCACAGCATGGGCGGTTTGATCTCGATACGCCTTCTTCAGGAAGAGGAATGGGACATTGCAGGGGTGATTCTATCTTCACCATGCTTAGGCCTCATGACGAAGCCGCCGAAGTTCATGACAGCCCTCTCTCATGGTTTGAACATCGTGATGCCTAAGTTCAGGGTAGATTCCGGATTGACACCTGAAATGGCAACGAGAAGTTCTGAAGTTCGTGAATCCGATAGAAACGATACCCTATATATCACAAAAGTTTCGATTCGTTGGTATCGCGAGCTTGCACAGGCTATGAAGGATGCTTTTGAAGAGATTCCCGAAATTCAGGATGTACCGCTTTTGGTCATGCAGGGCGGAGATGACAAAATCGTGAATAAGAAGGCGGTTCGTGAGTGGTTTAATTATAATTTGGCCAGTGAAAAGCAATATAAGGAATGGCCGAAGCTTTATCATGAAATCTTCAACGAGCCAGAGCGTGATGATGTATTTCAATATGCACTGAGTTTTGTTGAAAATCGTTTAAAGATATTAGGGTATGTCGTTTGA
- a CDS encoding gamma carbonic anhydrase family protein — translation MIYPFKGKEPEIAESAYIAENAVVTGDVKIGDESSIWFNSVIRGDVSPTIIGKKVSIQDNSVLHQSPNNPLIIEDEVTIGHQVILHSCKIRKGALIGMGSIVLDAAEIGEGAFIGAGSLVPQGKVIPPNMLAFGRPAKVIREINEEDRQDMERIVREYAEKGQYYKTAERIK, via the coding sequence ATTATTTATCCGTTTAAAGGCAAAGAACCTGAAATCGCTGAAAGCGCTTATATTGCTGAAAATGCTGTCGTCACAGGTGATGTGAAAATTGGTGACGAATCATCAATATGGTTCAATTCCGTCATTCGCGGTGATGTATCCCCAACCATCATAGGGAAAAAAGTCAGTATACAGGATAATAGCGTCCTGCACCAAAGCCCAAATAATCCATTGATCATCGAGGATGAAGTGACCATCGGCCATCAGGTCATTTTACATAGCTGCAAAATCCGTAAAGGAGCTTTGATCGGCATGGGATCGATTGTGCTTGATGCAGCGGAAATCGGCGAAGGGGCATTTATCGGTGCCGGCAGTCTCGTTCCCCAAGGTAAAGTCATTCCCCCGAACATGTTGGCATTCGGACGCCCAGCTAAAGTCATTCGCGAAATCAACGAAGAAGATCGCCAGGATATGGAACGAATCGTACGCGAATATGCCGAAAAAGGACAATACTATAAAACGGCAGAACGAATAAAATAA
- the metK gene encoding methionine adenosyltransferase: MMSKKRLFTSESVTEGHPDKICDQISDSILDAILAKDANARVACETSVTTGLVLVAGEITTSAYVDIPRIVRDTIAGIGYTRAKYGFDAETCAVLSSIDEQSADIAAGVDKALEAREGNMSEEEIDAIGAGDQGLMFGFACNETEELMPLPISLAHKLSFRLAKVRKDETLAYLRPDGKTQVTVEYDENNRPVRVDTIVISTQHDAEITLEQIQADIKEHVIKAVVPAELIDAQTKYFINPTGRFVIGGPQGDAGLTGRKIIVDTYGGYARHGGGAFSGKDATKVDRSAAYAARYVAKNIVAAGLADKAEVQLAYAIGVAEPVSISIDTFGTGTVSEEVLVDLVRANFDLRPAGIIKMLDLRRPIYKQTAAYGHFGRTDVDLPWERTDKAETLKAQA; this comes from the coding sequence ATGATGTCAAAGAAACGTCTATTTACTTCTGAATCTGTTACAGAGGGCCATCCGGACAAAATTTGTGATCAGATTTCAGATTCCATTTTAGATGCTATCCTTGCTAAGGATGCAAATGCACGTGTTGCGTGTGAAACAAGTGTAACAACAGGTCTTGTGCTTGTTGCTGGTGAAATTACAACATCCGCTTACGTGGATATTCCGCGTATCGTTCGTGATACCATTGCAGGAATTGGTTACACACGTGCGAAATATGGTTTCGATGCTGAAACTTGTGCTGTATTGAGTTCCATTGATGAGCAGTCTGCTGATATCGCAGCTGGCGTCGATAAAGCATTGGAAGCTCGTGAAGGAAACATGTCAGAGGAAGAAATCGATGCAATCGGTGCAGGGGACCAAGGTCTTATGTTCGGATTTGCTTGTAATGAAACAGAAGAGCTTATGCCACTTCCGATTTCCTTGGCACATAAACTTTCATTCCGCTTGGCTAAAGTTCGTAAAGATGAAACTCTTGCTTACTTACGCCCTGATGGTAAAACACAGGTAACTGTGGAGTATGATGAGAATAACCGTCCTGTACGTGTAGATACGATCGTTATCTCTACACAGCATGATGCAGAAATTACGCTTGAACAAATTCAAGCCGATATAAAAGAACATGTGATTAAAGCAGTTGTTCCAGCTGAATTGATCGATGCTCAAACTAAGTACTTCATCAACCCGACCGGCCGTTTCGTAATTGGCGGACCTCAAGGGGATGCTGGTCTTACTGGACGTAAAATCATCGTTGATACGTACGGCGGATACGCTCGTCACGGCGGTGGTGCATTCTCTGGTAAGGATGCTACTAAAGTTGACCGTTCTGCGGCATATGCAGCGCGTTACGTTGCGAAAAACATCGTTGCCGCTGGCCTTGCTGACAAAGCGGAAGTTCAATTGGCATACGCAATTGGTGTGGCAGAGCCTGTATCGATCTCGATTGATACATTCGGAACTGGTACAGTTAGCGAAGAAGTCCTAGTTGACCTAGTTCGTGCAAACTTCGACCTTCGTCCAGCTGGTATCATCAAAATGCTTGATCTTCGTCGCCCAATCTACAAACAAACAGCTGCATACGGACATTTTGGCCGTACAGATGTCGATCTTCCATGGGAACGCACGGATAAAGCAGAAACATTAAAAGCACAAGCATAA
- the pckA gene encoding phosphoenolpyruvate carboxykinase (ATP) has protein sequence MNSVDVSNELHQLLTGNNVQTQLSVPQLVEKVLSRNEGVLTSTGAVKAETGKYTGRSPKDKYIVEESSVKDKVDWGSVNQPISEDVFNKLYNKVVDYLKAKEEIFVFKGFAGADESSRLPIRVVNEYAWHNLFAHTLFIRPNEEELRGHEAEFTILSAPNFKADPEVDGTSSETFIIVSFERRTILIGGTEYAGEMKKSIFSIMNYLLPEAGILPMHCSANVGREGDVALFFGLSGTGKTTLSADTSRKLIGDDEHGWSSNGVFNIEGGCYAKTINLSREKEPQIFDAIRFGAVLENVVVDPDTREADYDDSSLTENTRAAYQMQAIDNIVNPSIAGHPNTIIFLTADASGVLPPISKLSKEQAMFHFLSGYTSKLAGTERGVTSPEATFSTCFGSPFLPLPAQRYAEMLGDKIDEHNAKVYLVNTGWTGGAYGTGSRMKLAYTRAMVQAALEGELANIETIKDEIFGLDIPLHVPGVPDEVLQPIKTWADPAAYKQAATALAAQFRANFKKFGSVPSEIEELGGPTA, from the coding sequence ATGAATTCTGTAGATGTTTCTAATGAGTTACACCAGTTATTAACAGGAAACAATGTTCAAACTCAACTTTCAGTTCCTCAATTGGTCGAAAAAGTATTAAGCAGAAATGAAGGCGTACTAACATCAACTGGTGCAGTAAAAGCTGAAACCGGCAAGTATACTGGTCGTTCACCTAAAGATAAATATATCGTGGAAGAATCATCCGTTAAGGATAAAGTCGATTGGGGTTCAGTGAACCAGCCAATTTCTGAAGATGTTTTCAATAAACTATATAATAAAGTAGTTGACTACCTAAAAGCAAAAGAAGAGATTTTCGTTTTCAAAGGTTTCGCTGGTGCAGACGAATCATCACGTCTTCCCATCCGAGTTGTTAATGAATATGCTTGGCATAATCTTTTTGCCCATACTTTGTTCATCCGTCCGAACGAAGAGGAATTAAGAGGTCACGAAGCTGAATTCACAATTCTTTCGGCACCTAATTTCAAAGCAGACCCAGAGGTGGACGGGACTTCATCCGAAACTTTCATCATCGTTTCATTTGAACGCCGTACCATCCTGATCGGCGGAACGGAATATGCAGGAGAAATGAAAAAATCGATCTTCTCGATCATGAACTACTTACTTCCAGAGGCTGGAATCCTTCCAATGCATTGCTCTGCTAACGTAGGACGTGAAGGAGACGTCGCTTTATTCTTCGGACTGTCTGGAACAGGTAAAACAACTTTATCCGCAGACACTAGCCGTAAACTGATTGGCGATGACGAGCACGGCTGGTCTTCTAACGGCGTATTCAACATCGAAGGTGGCTGCTATGCGAAAACGATCAACCTTTCACGTGAAAAAGAACCACAAATTTTCGATGCGATCCGCTTCGGTGCCGTATTGGAAAATGTAGTTGTGGATCCGGATACACGTGAAGCGGACTATGATGATAGTTCATTGACTGAAAACACCCGTGCTGCATACCAAATGCAAGCGATCGATAACATCGTGAACCCAAGTATTGCAGGACACCCAAATACAATCATTTTCTTAACAGCTGATGCTTCAGGCGTTCTGCCTCCAATCAGCAAGCTTTCCAAAGAACAGGCAATGTTCCATTTCCTAAGTGGTTACACTAGTAAATTGGCTGGTACTGAAAGAGGGGTAACTTCACCGGAAGCTACATTCTCCACTTGCTTCGGTTCACCGTTCTTACCGCTTCCCGCTCAACGCTATGCTGAGATGCTTGGTGATAAAATTGACGAGCACAATGCAAAGGTATACCTTGTCAACACTGGGTGGACTGGCGGAGCATACGGAACCGGAAGCCGTATGAAACTTGCTTACACTCGTGCGATGGTACAAGCGGCACTTGAAGGTGAATTAGCGAACATCGAAACGATCAAAGATGAAATCTTCGGTTTGGATATCCCGCTTCATGTTCCTGGAGTTCCTGACGAAGTGCTTCAACCAATCAAGACTTGGGCAGATCCTGCGGCTTATAAACAAGCAGCAACAGCTCTTGCAGCTCAATTCCGTGCAAACTTCAAGAAATTCGGTAGCGTTCCAAGTGAAATCGAAGAACTTGGCGGACCGACAGCTTAA
- a CDS encoding nucleotide sugar dehydrogenase, with amino-acid sequence MKLCTMGLGYIGLPTSLMFAKHGVDVIGVDIQPEVISNLNNGKLHIEEPGLEQVLHEVLISNKFRAALSPEHADVFIIAVPTPNKDDMHQSCDLTYVLEATSTILPFIKKGNVIIIESTIAPRSMDDHIKPMIEMTGLTIGKDIFLVHCPERVLPGRILEELVHNNRIVGGITETCSYKGSLVYETFVQGEIIQTDAKTAEMSKLMENTFRDVNIALANELAKVCFQLDINVLDVIGMANKHPRVNIHQPGPGVGGHCLAVDPYFVVAKAPEYARIIKLARDTNVSMPYYIVNCVRMMLEGIRHPKVAVFGLSYKGNVDDIRESPAIDVVNILMGMENVDVALHDPHVQSGKMPIVSVEDAVKGADLILVLTDHDEFKRMDYDKLSDLMANKLILDTRNCIDANETDVPVANLGNIYQYKTMSMKKARNKAII; translated from the coding sequence ATGAAACTTTGTACAATGGGACTAGGTTATATAGGGCTTCCAACTTCTTTAATGTTTGCGAAACACGGTGTCGATGTTATCGGCGTGGATATCCAGCCTGAGGTTATCTCCAATTTGAATAATGGTAAGCTCCATATCGAAGAACCTGGACTGGAGCAGGTATTACATGAGGTACTTATTTCCAATAAGTTTCGAGCTGCTTTAAGCCCGGAACATGCTGATGTTTTCATTATTGCAGTCCCTACTCCAAATAAAGATGATATGCATCAATCATGTGATTTAACCTACGTCTTAGAAGCGACATCCACCATTCTTCCTTTTATCAAAAAGGGAAATGTCATCATTATCGAATCGACGATTGCGCCAAGAAGCATGGATGATCATATCAAACCGATGATAGAAATGACGGGCCTCACGATCGGTAAAGACATCTTCCTCGTTCATTGCCCGGAACGTGTTTTACCTGGAAGGATTCTTGAAGAGTTAGTTCATAATAATCGTATCGTCGGAGGGATTACGGAAACATGTTCTTATAAAGGGAGCTTAGTTTATGAAACCTTCGTTCAAGGTGAAATCATTCAGACGGATGCGAAAACGGCGGAAATGTCCAAGCTGATGGAAAATACTTTCCGGGATGTCAATATCGCCCTTGCCAACGAGCTGGCGAAAGTCTGCTTCCAGCTGGACATCAATGTCTTGGATGTCATAGGGATGGCAAACAAGCACCCACGTGTCAATATTCACCAACCAGGCCCTGGAGTCGGGGGACATTGTTTAGCAGTCGATCCGTATTTCGTCGTAGCAAAGGCACCAGAGTATGCGAGAATCATTAAATTGGCCCGTGATACGAACGTATCGATGCCTTATTACATTGTCAATTGCGTAAGAATGATGCTCGAGGGAATCCGTCATCCAAAGGTAGCGGTTTTCGGACTTTCATACAAAGGAAATGTAGATGATATTCGTGAAAGTCCCGCCATTGATGTCGTCAATATCTTGATGGGAATGGAAAATGTGGATGTAGCCTTGCATGATCCGCATGTTCAATCTGGGAAAATGCCAATCGTTTCAGTGGAAGATGCTGTAAAAGGTGCCGACTTGATACTTGTCCTGACCGACCATGATGAATTTAAACGGATGGATTATGATAAGCTATCGGATCTTATGGCCAATAAATTGATTTTGGATACTCGGAATTGCATTGATGCGAACGAAACCGATGTCCCGGTGGCCAACCTGGGCAATATATATCAATACAAAACGATGTCCATGAAAAAAGCCAGGAATAAAGCGATCATCTAA
- a CDS encoding glycosyltransferase, translating into MAKKVCMFVWNHFTNDARVLRECTALTEAGYEVDLIAIHNWKIKDLPKKEKHQNGFTVTRVNNRWEALHRILRIVGKLKKKKFEIVLLALLVWNTLWNLNLINGWVGSGILFGSLALLAIGTLIMSKTKLPTLLTRSYIFGQMIHHGRKRKYDFYHSNDLNTLMQGAISSKWLRRKKLIYDSHEVQTSRTGYNSRLYGMMEKFLLIFVDEMIAENHTRAKYNEDLYGLYPNVVHNYPIPTNPEESTAVNLHELLDLPANEPILLYQGGVQMGRGLEQLVDAVPMIEGGTVVFIGDGRIKDDLMKKVSDMHLEHRVKFLPKVPVDELLHYTKNAYLGFQVLNNVCFNHYSASSNKLFEYMMSGVPVVACSFPEIQKVVDAEQIGVCVDSHDPKSIAEGVNYLLKHPEKRAEMSSNCLNARQKYNWKQEKEIFIDIYQSA; encoded by the coding sequence ATGGCGAAGAAAGTATGTATGTTTGTGTGGAATCACTTTACGAACGATGCAAGGGTTCTAAGAGAATGCACAGCACTTACTGAAGCGGGTTATGAAGTGGATTTGATTGCCATTCATAACTGGAAGATCAAGGATTTGCCCAAAAAGGAGAAACATCAAAATGGTTTCACTGTCACTAGGGTGAATAACCGCTGGGAGGCGCTTCATAGGATTCTCAGGATCGTAGGCAAATTGAAGAAAAAGAAGTTTGAAATCGTTCTACTGGCATTATTGGTTTGGAATACGTTGTGGAACTTAAATTTGATCAATGGCTGGGTGGGATCGGGAATATTGTTCGGTTCCCTTGCACTCCTTGCGATCGGCACCTTGATCATGAGTAAAACGAAGCTGCCGACCCTATTAACAAGGAGCTACATTTTTGGTCAAATGATCCACCATGGCCGGAAAAGGAAATATGATTTTTATCATTCGAATGACTTGAATACGCTAATGCAGGGAGCGATCAGCAGTAAATGGTTAAGGCGAAAAAAGCTGATATATGACTCACATGAGGTACAAACGAGCAGAACGGGATATAATAGCCGACTTTACGGGATGATGGAGAAATTCCTATTAATATTTGTTGATGAAATGATTGCCGAAAACCATACGAGAGCTAAATATAACGAAGACTTATATGGTTTATATCCCAATGTGGTCCATAACTACCCAATTCCAACCAATCCGGAGGAAAGTACGGCCGTGAATTTGCATGAGCTGCTCGATTTGCCAGCGAATGAGCCGATATTGTTATACCAAGGCGGCGTTCAAATGGGCAGAGGTTTAGAGCAATTGGTTGATGCTGTACCGATGATAGAGGGTGGGACAGTGGTTTTTATAGGAGATGGAAGAATCAAGGATGATTTGATGAAAAAAGTAAGCGACATGCATCTGGAACATCGTGTGAAGTTCTTACCGAAGGTTCCGGTCGACGAGCTGCTCCATTATACGAAAAATGCGTATTTAGGTTTTCAGGTATTGAATAATGTCTGTTTTAATCACTACTCCGCTTCTTCAAATAAATTGTTTGAATACATGATGAGCGGTGTGCCTGTGGTTGCCTGTAGTTTTCCTGAAATTCAAAAGGTGGTCGATGCGGAACAGATTGGCGTGTGTGTCGATTCACATGATCCAAAGTCAATTGCCGAAGGAGTCAATTACCTATTGAAACATCCTGAAAAAAGGGCGGAAATGAGCAGTAATTGCCTGAATGCCCGGCAAAAATACAATTGGAAACAAGAGAAGGAAATCTTTATCGATATTTATCAATCTGCCTAA
- a CDS encoding glycosyltransferase family 4 protein, whose protein sequence is MKSVLMIVQNFYPEIGSAGNRMKNIYLHLKRNGFEVTVITLKPSYPNQSLYQDTKFWDEDSIEEDVIRIKPDKVKRYTSNMGKRLLHYLEAMWLFIYTIIRLEKKYDYVFATTPPIFPTLAALIAKKKMKAKLITDVRDLWPESLIGVGVFTNKWVLKIAFFLERKLYRHSDFIIINSPGFRDYIVSKGVKEDTIQFIPNSLTADELTLKNLLTPVSEKIIKVVYTGNIGLAQDLKKLIAVAEKLREHKQIEFSMIGYGYRVSEVEKEIGSKGLTNIKVINAMNRRVTLHEVSTSHIAYVSLVEKEVFNKVLPGKIIDYMCVGKPIVGDVAGRAKKMLTEAKCGLVADSRNVDEISQHILTMASDPALRKELGENGYQYAKQHFQWSKNIKGLINVMEASG, encoded by the coding sequence ATGAAAAGCGTCCTGATGATCGTGCAAAACTTTTATCCGGAAATCGGAAGTGCGGGAAATAGAATGAAAAATATATATCTCCATTTGAAAAGAAACGGATTTGAGGTAACGGTCATCACATTGAAGCCGAGTTATCCTAATCAAAGTTTATATCAAGATACAAAGTTTTGGGATGAAGATAGCATTGAAGAAGATGTCATCAGGATAAAGCCGGACAAAGTGAAGCGGTATACAAGCAATATGGGAAAGCGGTTGCTTCATTATCTTGAAGCGATGTGGCTTTTCATTTATACAATCATCCGTCTCGAAAAAAAATATGATTATGTGTTTGCCACGACCCCGCCGATCTTCCCGACATTGGCGGCGTTGATCGCCAAGAAAAAGATGAAGGCGAAACTCATTACCGATGTCAGGGATTTATGGCCGGAATCGTTGATAGGAGTAGGAGTGTTTACAAATAAGTGGGTTTTGAAAATCGCTTTCTTTCTGGAAAGGAAGCTATATCGGCATTCGGATTTTATCATAATCAATAGTCCTGGATTCAGGGATTATATCGTTTCAAAGGGAGTCAAGGAGGATACCATCCAATTCATCCCTAATTCGCTTACTGCGGATGAGCTGACTTTAAAGAATTTGCTTACACCCGTATCGGAAAAAATAATCAAGGTCGTTTATACAGGGAATATTGGACTGGCTCAAGACCTGAAAAAACTGATAGCCGTGGCTGAAAAGCTAAGGGAACATAAGCAAATCGAGTTCTCGATGATCGGATATGGATATCGGGTATCCGAAGTGGAGAAGGAGATCGGATCTAAAGGGCTGACTAATATAAAGGTGATTAATGCGATGAATAGAAGAGTGACTCTTCATGAAGTTTCAACTTCTCACATTGCATATGTAAGCTTGGTTGAAAAAGAGGTCTTCAACAAGGTGCTGCCTGGTAAAATCATCGATTATATGTGTGTCGGAAAGCCCATTGTCGGTGATGTTGCTGGAAGGGCCAAGAAGATGCTCACAGAGGCGAAATGCGGGTTGGTGGCAGACAGCCGAAATGTTGATGAAATCAGTCAGCATATCCTGACCATGGCCTCAGATCCAGCCCTTCGTAAAGAACTGGGGGAAAACGGTTATCAGTATGCTAAACAACATTTTCAATGGTCCAAAAATATTAAAGGTCTCATCAACGTGATGGAAGCGTCAGGCTGA